In the genome of Polaribacter sp. MED152, one region contains:
- a CDS encoding UDP-N-acetylmuramate--L-alanine ligase, translating into MNIHFIAIGGSAMHNLAIALHQKGYQVSGSDDTIHDPSKSRLEKYGLLPQEFGWFPEKISQDLDVIILGMHAKIDNPELVKAQEMGLKIYSYPEFLYEQSKDKTRVVIGGSHGKTTITSMILHVLNYHDREVDYMVGAQLDGFETMVHLTEENDFIVLEGDEYLSSPIDMRPKFHLYKPNIALLSGIAWDHINVFPTFENYKEQFKIFTDSMINGGSMVYNSEDENVAEIVESSENHIKKYPYETPSHFIDNGITYLETEEGDLPLEIFGKHNLQNLAGAKWICQHMGIDEDDFYEAIASFSGASKRLEKIAENSETVLFKDFAHSPSKVAATTKAVKEQYKERTLIACLELHTYSSLNAEFLSEYKGALDAADKAVVFYSPHAVEIKQLEEVSKEQIANAFQRDDLVIYTNPKEFKDFLFSENLEKSAVVLMSSGNYGGLDFEEVKQLV; encoded by the coding sequence ATGAACATACATTTTATTGCTATTGGAGGTAGTGCAATGCACAACCTAGCCATTGCTTTACACCAAAAAGGATACCAAGTTTCAGGAAGTGATGATACAATTCATGATCCTTCTAAATCTAGATTAGAAAAATATGGATTATTACCTCAAGAATTTGGCTGGTTTCCTGAGAAAATTAGTCAAGATTTAGATGTGATTATTTTAGGAATGCATGCTAAAATTGATAACCCAGAATTGGTAAAAGCACAAGAAATGGGTTTAAAAATATATTCATATCCTGAGTTTTTATACGAGCAATCTAAAGATAAAACTAGGGTTGTAATTGGTGGTTCTCATGGTAAAACTACCATAACTTCAATGATTTTACATGTTTTAAATTATCATGATAGAGAAGTAGATTACATGGTTGGTGCGCAACTAGATGGTTTTGAAACTATGGTGCATTTAACAGAAGAGAATGATTTTATTGTTTTGGAGGGCGATGAATATTTGAGTTCACCTATAGATATGCGCCCTAAATTCCATTTGTACAAACCAAACATTGCCTTGTTAAGTGGTATTGCTTGGGATCATATAAATGTTTTTCCAACCTTTGAAAACTATAAAGAGCAGTTCAAAATTTTTACAGACTCTATGATTAATGGGGGAAGTATGGTATACAATTCTGAGGATGAAAATGTAGCTGAAATTGTAGAATCATCAGAAAATCATATCAAAAAATATCCTTACGAAACGCCTAGTCATTTTATTGATAATGGCATTACCTATTTAGAAACAGAAGAAGGTGATTTACCATTAGAAATTTTCGGAAAACACAATCTGCAAAATTTAGCAGGGGCAAAATGGATTTGTCAACATATGGGTATTGATGAAGACGATTTCTATGAGGCAATTGCAAGTTTTAGTGGCGCTAGTAAACGTTTAGAAAAAATTGCAGAGAATTCAGAAACAGTACTATTTAAGGATTTTGCACACAGCCCAAGTAAAGTAGCTGCCACCACAAAAGCCGTTAAAGAACAATACAAGGAGAGAACGCTTATTGCTTGTTTAGAACTGCATACCTACTCTAGTTTAAATGCAGAATTTCTATCTGAATATAAAGGTGCATTAGATGCAGCAGACAAAGCTGTGGTATTTTATTCACCACATGCAGTTGAGATTAAGCAATTAGAAGAGGTGTCTAAAGAGCAAATAGCAAACGCATTTCAAAGAGATGACCTAGTAATTTATACCAACCCAAAAGAATTTAAAGACTTTTTATTTTCTGAGAATTTAGAAAAATCAGCTGTAGTTTTAATGAGTTCTGGTAATTATGGAGGCTTAGATTTTGAAGAGGTAAAGCAATTGGTTTAG
- a CDS encoding alpha-2-macroglobulin, which produces MIKRISIVLIILICAATNAQNNYKNQWKKVEVFEIDGLPKSALKVVDSIYAKAKSEQESPQIIKSLFYKSKFALILEEDAQLKVINQLKLEIKASNYPTKNILQNVLANLYWQYFNQNRFKFYNRTETNSKVNSNDFRTWDLNTLFKEVHAYFNKSLLESEILHGIDITLFQDILLLDKEARTYTPTLFDFLANNALNFYKTNESAITKPSYQFVIDDAKYIADYTKYKKLNINAKDSLSLQLNALKIYQKIIDFHATAENYDALAFIDIKRLEFVNANATFNDKEKHLYQTLKIAKQTLKNTPSSGLYAFKMAEILNNQANKKEALAICNEVLKKFPESLGAQKCKILQKNITAKTLAITTEEFIPINQKSRLLVTYKNISKLYFKAYRINNNQLRVFNKTHNLEARLKLINVLNEVTSWQQALRDEKDYIQHSTEIIVPEFKNGMYLIIASEEQKPSIKSIYGTATIQATNLTLVKNSFNGTNNFQVVDRVSGEPIKKAEIRLTNKYRYRGASIMKTLKTDRKGFASYNSRNYYSNVDIKVTTINDTLLLASNTIYEKSRKFNSSEDDEIRIKPFIFTDRSIYRPGQKVYLKAILIKKIGEKSELLTNEYVEISLNDVNGQLIKQLDVKLNEYGSVAGEFTLPDNGLTGEYSIEIDESYEYDSKFYDNADFYFEYPTFKKIAVEEYKRPKFETNFNPVKETFKVNDSISVTGLSKAFSGASITDATVVYRVKRMVQYPSWYYWYRPKPSSESQEITNGETTTNENGEFTIVFKAIPDSKTDKESLPIFSYEITADVTDVNGETRSVTQIVKVGYHSLVAKINAPNRIDKNNPASLTINTKNLNDEFVAAKGTLKIYKLNAPKTALRPRTWAAPDYQQISEREFRSLFPHDPYSNNENDEKNWTKGKLVFSTKFDTEKSKEIQLEKTSKWLSGKYVVVLESKDKFGQEVKDQQRVTVFSKNDKKVADQKLFTINTDKISYATGDDVLLTVGSASKNITVVLQVEKNHKIISTQLIALNNETKTIKIPVDKNDNRGFAIKWHYVNFNYFDSGNLSINVTEKSNNISFTTNIFRDKLQPGQTETWSFSLNNDKNDAVAAEVLASMYDASLDEFKAHNWQFNPTTSKSKYYSYSRSSSNSFDNVRFSIKNLPVQHYTYPKIGATYYNWFGFNISENNYLNQQYLRNLRAEAKAKIIEDRDDYDFIIKGTISDESGVLPGVSIRVVGTTYGTETDFDGNYTLKVKKGEELKIAYLGYKIVSKTITDSSTFNLTLEEDANTLDEVVVVGYGTSTKTGLLGSVGRNATMKKALVGQVAGVSVLNDTGQPGANSELRIRGYASVSGTKNPLYIVDGKVVTEFNLEPAEIISMNVLKNAEATALYGAKGANGVVIITTKTGQAKLDKELSQVQARKNFKETAFFYPQLLTDKSGKVAFTFTMPEALTRWKLQLLAHSKSLKSTTKTLQTVTQKELMVVPNAPRFLREKDTIHLSAKITNLTNNQLSGFAKLILTDAISGKEIDSELQNIASNKNFTVDKDGNTFVSWQLVIPENITAVQYKIVAKAGDFSDGEQNVLPVLTNRMLVTETIPMYVKTNQTKTFTLDKLKNNTSSTLKNHKLTLEITSNPAWYALQALPYLMEYPYECSEQTFSRYYANTIASYVANSNPRIQEVFDAWKTSDALLSNLEKNQELKSLIIQETPWLRSAQSESEQKKRIAILFNLNRMKNEQQKSIEKLKDMQMSSGGFPWFNGGRYESNFITQYIASGFGHLKQLGVSEFDTSTTNMMSKTVQYLDNEIAKQFKKLVENASRIQEEAKTEKLGKEAYNNYLKANHLNYFTIQYLYMRSFYSEISLPEKNATSFNYYLNQAQQYWLDYNLYAKGQIALTLFRNDKKGTANAILKSLKENAITSEEMGMYWKSNTAGYYYYQAPIETQALLIEAFSEIENDMATIDNLKIWLLKNKQTNSWKTTKATSEAVYALLLNGSDWLSVKEMVDVTIGDQKIQPTEMPDVKVEAGTGYFKTSWNKEEIEQNMANVTISKKGNGIAWGGLYWQYFEDLDQITSAETPLKLSKTLFLKTNSDFGKKLTEITNNSTVKVGDLITVRIELSSDRNMEFIHLKDMRASGVEPVNVISKYKWQDGLGYYESTKDAATNFFFSRLPKGVYVFEYDVRVNNAGNFSNGISTIQSMYAPEFSSHSSGVRINIKN; this is translated from the coding sequence ATGATAAAAAGAATAAGTATTGTACTAATAATTTTAATTTGTGCAGCAACCAACGCTCAAAACAACTATAAAAATCAATGGAAAAAAGTAGAAGTTTTTGAGATTGACGGCTTACCAAAATCTGCCTTAAAAGTAGTAGATAGCATTTATGCAAAAGCTAAAAGTGAACAAGAATCTCCACAAATTATTAAGTCTTTATTCTATAAAAGCAAGTTTGCTTTAATTTTAGAAGAAGATGCTCAATTAAAGGTTATTAACCAGTTAAAACTGGAAATTAAAGCATCCAATTATCCTACAAAAAATATTTTACAAAATGTGCTAGCCAACTTGTACTGGCAATATTTTAATCAGAATAGATTTAAATTTTACAATAGAACAGAAACAAATAGTAAAGTTAATAGCAACGATTTTAGAACTTGGGATTTAAATACCTTATTTAAAGAAGTTCATGCTTATTTTAACAAGTCATTACTAGAAAGTGAAATTTTACATGGTATTGATATTACCTTATTTCAAGATATTTTATTGTTAGATAAAGAGGCTAGAACATATACTCCTACCCTATTTGATTTTTTAGCAAACAATGCTTTAAACTTTTACAAAACCAATGAAAGTGCAATTACAAAACCAAGTTATCAATTTGTAATTGATGACGCCAAATACATTGCTGATTATACCAAATATAAGAAGCTAAATATCAATGCCAAAGACTCACTTTCTTTACAATTAAATGCATTGAAAATTTATCAAAAAATTATTGATTTTCATGCAACAGCAGAAAATTATGATGCCTTAGCTTTTATTGATATTAAAAGGCTAGAATTTGTAAATGCTAATGCTACTTTTAATGATAAAGAAAAGCACTTATATCAAACTTTAAAAATAGCTAAGCAAACATTAAAAAACACACCATCATCTGGATTGTATGCTTTTAAAATGGCAGAAATTTTAAATAATCAAGCCAATAAGAAAGAAGCTTTAGCCATTTGTAATGAAGTTCTTAAAAAGTTTCCAGAAAGTCTAGGAGCACAAAAATGCAAGATACTTCAAAAGAACATTACAGCCAAAACACTTGCTATAACTACTGAAGAGTTTATCCCTATAAATCAAAAATCACGATTATTAGTAACCTATAAAAATATATCCAAACTTTATTTTAAAGCGTATCGAATAAATAATAATCAATTAAGAGTTTTTAACAAGACACATAATTTAGAAGCTAGACTAAAATTAATTAATGTATTAAATGAAGTAACTTCTTGGCAACAAGCCTTAAGAGATGAAAAAGATTATATACAGCATAGTACAGAAATAATTGTTCCTGAATTTAAAAACGGAATGTATTTAATTATAGCATCAGAAGAACAAAAACCAAGCATTAAAAGCATTTATGGAACAGCAACCATACAGGCTACGAATTTAACTTTGGTAAAGAATTCTTTTAATGGTACAAATAACTTTCAAGTTGTAGATCGTGTTTCTGGAGAACCAATAAAAAAAGCTGAAATTAGATTAACCAATAAATACAGGTATAGAGGTGCTTCTATAATGAAAACATTAAAAACAGACAGAAAAGGTTTTGCCTCTTACAACAGTCGTAACTACTACAGCAATGTAGACATAAAAGTTACCACTATAAACGATACGCTTTTATTAGCATCGAATACCATTTACGAGAAATCACGAAAATTCAATTCTTCTGAAGACGATGAAATACGTATTAAGCCTTTTATTTTTACAGATAGAAGCATTTATAGACCAGGCCAAAAAGTATATCTTAAAGCGATTCTAATTAAAAAGATTGGTGAAAAATCTGAGCTATTAACCAATGAATATGTAGAAATTTCTTTAAACGATGTAAATGGACAATTGATAAAACAATTGGATGTAAAATTAAATGAATATGGTTCTGTTGCTGGCGAATTTACCTTACCTGACAATGGTTTAACTGGTGAGTATAGCATAGAAATAGATGAAAGTTATGAGTATGATAGTAAATTTTATGATAATGCAGATTTTTACTTTGAATATCCCACCTTTAAAAAAATAGCAGTAGAAGAATACAAAAGACCAAAGTTCGAAACAAATTTTAACCCTGTTAAAGAAACCTTTAAAGTAAATGATTCAATTTCAGTTACTGGCTTGTCTAAAGCTTTTTCGGGTGCTAGTATTACAGATGCAACTGTAGTTTATCGTGTAAAAAGGATGGTACAATACCCAAGTTGGTATTATTGGTACAGACCAAAGCCAAGCTCTGAATCTCAAGAAATTACGAATGGAGAAACAACTACAAATGAAAATGGTGAGTTTACCATTGTCTTTAAAGCAATTCCAGATTCTAAAACAGATAAGGAAAGTTTGCCTATTTTTAGTTATGAAATTACTGCAGATGTAACAGATGTAAATGGAGAGACCAGAAGCGTAACTCAAATTGTAAAAGTTGGGTATCATAGTTTGGTAGCTAAAATCAATGCACCTAATAGAATTGATAAAAATAACCCTGCAAGCCTTACCATTAATACTAAAAATCTAAACGATGAATTTGTTGCTGCTAAAGGAACTCTTAAAATATATAAATTAAATGCACCTAAAACTGCTTTGAGGCCAAGAACATGGGCTGCACCTGATTATCAACAAATTTCTGAAAGGGAATTTAGAAGTTTATTTCCTCATGATCCTTATTCCAATAATGAGAATGATGAAAAGAACTGGACTAAAGGTAAACTTGTATTCTCCACTAAATTTGACACCGAAAAATCTAAGGAAATTCAGCTAGAAAAGACTAGTAAATGGCTCTCTGGAAAATACGTAGTTGTATTAGAAAGTAAAGATAAATTTGGCCAAGAAGTTAAAGATCAACAAAGAGTTACAGTTTTCTCTAAAAATGATAAAAAAGTTGCAGACCAGAAATTATTTACAATAAATACAGATAAAATTTCATATGCAACTGGTGATGATGTTTTGCTTACAGTAGGCTCTGCCTCTAAAAATATAACGGTTGTACTTCAAGTAGAAAAAAATCACAAAATTATAAGCACACAGTTAATTGCTTTAAATAATGAAACTAAAACTATTAAAATTCCTGTTGATAAAAACGATAATCGTGGTTTTGCTATAAAATGGCATTATGTGAATTTTAATTATTTTGATAGCGGAAATCTATCAATTAATGTTACTGAAAAAAGTAATAACATCAGTTTTACCACAAATATTTTTAGAGATAAATTACAGCCAGGTCAAACAGAAACTTGGAGTTTTTCTCTAAACAATGATAAAAATGATGCTGTTGCTGCAGAAGTTTTAGCCTCTATGTACGATGCTTCTTTAGATGAGTTTAAAGCACATAATTGGCAATTTAACCCTACAACATCTAAATCTAAATATTACAGCTATAGCAGAAGCTCATCTAACAGTTTTGATAATGTGAGATTTTCCATAAAAAACTTACCTGTTCAACATTATACCTATCCAAAGATTGGTGCAACTTATTACAATTGGTTTGGTTTTAATATTTCTGAAAACAACTATTTGAATCAGCAATATTTAAGAAATTTAAGAGCAGAAGCAAAAGCTAAAATCATAGAAGATAGAGATGATTATGATTTTATTATAAAAGGAACAATTTCTGATGAGAGTGGAGTTTTACCTGGAGTTTCTATAAGAGTAGTTGGTACAACTTATGGCACTGAAACTGATTTTGATGGTAACTATACCTTAAAAGTAAAAAAGGGCGAAGAACTTAAAATTGCATATCTAGGTTATAAAATAGTTTCAAAAACAATAACAGACAGTAGTACTTTTAATCTAACCCTAGAAGAAGATGCCAATACATTAGACGAAGTTGTAGTAGTTGGCTATGGCACTTCAACAAAAACTGGATTACTTGGTTCTGTTGGTAGAAATGCAACTATGAAAAAAGCGTTAGTTGGCCAAGTTGCAGGAGTTAGTGTTTTAAATGATACAGGTCAACCAGGAGCAAATAGTGAATTGAGAATAAGAGGTTATGCCTCTGTTAGTGGCACTAAAAACCCTTTGTACATTGTTGATGGAAAAGTAGTAACCGAGTTTAATTTAGAACCCGCTGAAATTATTTCCATGAACGTTCTTAAGAACGCTGAAGCAACTGCACTTTATGGTGCTAAGGGTGCAAATGGTGTTGTAATTATTACAACCAAAACTGGGCAAGCCAAATTAGATAAGGAATTGTCTCAGGTACAAGCTCGTAAAAACTTTAAAGAAACAGCTTTCTTTTATCCACAGTTATTAACAGATAAAAGTGGTAAAGTTGCTTTTACTTTTACAATGCCAGAGGCTTTAACAAGATGGAAATTACAATTGTTGGCTCATAGCAAATCATTAAAATCGACAACAAAAACATTACAAACCGTAACTCAAAAAGAATTAATGGTTGTACCTAATGCTCCTCGATTTTTGAGAGAAAAAGACACGATTCATTTAAGTGCCAAAATTACCAATTTAACCAATAATCAATTGAGTGGTTTTGCCAAATTGATTTTAACAGATGCTATTTCTGGTAAAGAAATAGATTCAGAATTACAAAATATTGCGTCTAACAAAAACTTTACAGTAGATAAGGATGGTAATACTTTTGTTTCTTGGCAATTGGTAATTCCGGAAAACATTACTGCAGTTCAATATAAAATTGTTGCAAAAGCTGGAGATTTTTCTGATGGTGAACAAAATGTATTGCCTGTATTAACCAATAGAATGTTGGTTACAGAAACAATACCTATGTATGTAAAAACAAATCAAACTAAAACGTTTACACTAGATAAATTAAAAAACAACACCTCATCAACACTTAAAAACCATAAATTAACATTAGAAATCACTTCTAATCCTGCTTGGTATGCCTTGCAAGCTTTGCCTTATTTAATGGAGTATCCTTATGAATGTTCTGAGCAAACATTTTCTAGGTATTATGCAAATACAATAGCAAGTTATGTAGCCAATTCAAACCCAAGAATTCAAGAAGTTTTTGATGCGTGGAAAACATCGGATGCACTTTTATCGAATTTAGAAAAAAATCAAGAACTAAAATCGTTAATAATTCAAGAAACACCTTGGTTAAGAAGTGCACAATCAGAAAGTGAACAAAAGAAAAGAATTGCAATTTTATTCAATTTAAACCGAATGAAAAATGAACAACAAAAAAGCATAGAAAAATTAAAAGATATGCAAATGAGTTCAGGTGGTTTTCCTTGGTTTAATGGAGGTAGATATGAAAGTAATTTTATCACTCAATACATTGCATCTGGTTTTGGTCATTTAAAACAATTAGGTGTCTCTGAATTTGATACCTCTACTACAAATATGATGTCTAAAACTGTTCAGTATTTAGATAATGAAATAGCTAAGCAATTTAAAAAGCTAGTAGAAAATGCTAGTAGAATTCAAGAAGAAGCGAAGACAGAAAAGTTAGGTAAAGAAGCTTACAACAATTATTTAAAGGCAAATCACTTAAACTATTTTACAATACAATATTTGTATATGCGCAGTTTTTATAGTGAAATCTCTTTGCCCGAAAAGAATGCAACTAGTTTTAATTATTACTTAAATCAAGCTCAGCAATATTGGTTAGACTATAATCTTTATGCGAAAGGTCAAATTGCATTAACATTGTTTCGAAACGATAAAAAAGGAACTGCAAATGCAATTCTTAAATCTTTAAAAGAGAACGCAATTACATCAGAAGAAATGGGCATGTATTGGAAAAGCAATACAGCTGGCTACTATTATTATCAAGCGCCTATAGAAACACAAGCTTTATTGATTGAAGCTTTTTCTGAAATTGAAAATGATATGGCAACCATAGATAATTTAAAAATTTGGCTGCTTAAAAATAAACAAACCAATAGTTGGAAAACTACCAAAGCAACCTCTGAAGCTGTATATGCTTTGTTATTAAATGGCTCAGATTGGTTATCTGTTAAAGAAATGGTGGATGTAACTATTGGGGATCAAAAAATACAGCCTACAGAAATGCCAGATGTAAAAGTGGAAGCTGGTACAGGCTATTTTAAAACTTCTTGGAACAAAGAAGAAATTGAACAAAATATGGCAAATGTTACAATTTCTAAAAAAGGAAATGGAATTGCTTGGGGAGGTTTGTATTGGCAATATTTTGAAGATTTAGATCAAATTACAAGTGCAGAAACACCTCTTAAACTTTCTAAGACATTGTTTTTAAAAACCAATTCAGATTTTGGTAAAAAGTTAACAGAAATTACGAATAATTCCACAGTAAAAGTGGGTGATTTAATAACGGTAAGAATAGAACTTTCTTCTGATAGAAATATGGAATTTATTCATTTAAAAGACATGAGAGCTTCTGGTGTAGAACCTGTTAATGTAATTTCTAAATACAAATGGCAAGATGGTTTAGGCTATTATGAAAGCACTAAAGATGCTGCAACAAACTTTTTCTTTAGCAGGTTACCCAAAGGAGTTTATGTATTTGAATATGATGTTCGAGTAAATAATGCTGGTAATTTTAGTAACGGAATTTCTACAATACAAAGCATGTATGCCCCAGAATTTAGTAGCCATTCTTCTGGAGTTAGAATAAATATAAAAAATTAA
- a CDS encoding M28 family peptidase — protein sequence MTNTIKILAVGLLFSFTSCKISQKASDGKDGRDGASAVKRTDVLNAKTIESSFFIDSTMVKKHLYTLASDEMQGRKSGTEGIEKAAKYIENEFKRIGLTTFDGLETYRQTFNFTPRRSKEEITSANIIGVLEGKSKKEEYVIISAHYDHLGMKKNGDGDIIYNGANDDASGVTGVLALAEYFKKMGNERTIVFAAFTAEEMGLVGSTHFGKGIDASKFVAGINLEMIGKTPSFGPNTAWLTGFERSDFGKIVQNNLEGSGYQLFPDPYKNFNLFFRSDNASLARLGVPSHTFSTTAIDVDKDYHKVSDEAETLNMTVITQTIQAVAKGTESIINGRDTPTRVVLEERKK from the coding sequence ATGACAAATACAATAAAAATACTTGCAGTTGGACTCTTATTTAGTTTTACAAGTTGTAAAATAAGCCAAAAAGCGAGTGATGGCAAAGATGGTAGGGATGGAGCATCTGCAGTAAAAAGAACAGATGTGTTAAATGCAAAAACCATAGAATCATCTTTTTTTATAGATTCTACGATGGTAAAGAAACATCTGTACACCTTAGCTTCGGATGAAATGCAAGGAAGAAAATCAGGTACAGAAGGGATAGAAAAAGCTGCAAAATATATAGAAAACGAATTTAAAAGAATAGGTTTAACCACTTTTGATGGATTAGAAACTTACAGACAAACGTTTAATTTTACACCTAGAAGAAGCAAAGAAGAAATTACAAGCGCTAACATTATTGGGGTTTTAGAAGGTAAATCTAAAAAAGAAGAATATGTAATTATTTCTGCACATTATGATCATTTGGGAATGAAGAAAAATGGAGATGGTGATATTATTTACAATGGCGCAAATGATGATGCTTCTGGAGTTACAGGAGTTTTAGCTTTGGCAGAATATTTTAAAAAGATGGGTAATGAAAGAACAATTGTTTTTGCTGCTTTTACAGCAGAAGAAATGGGTTTAGTTGGTTCTACACATTTTGGTAAAGGTATAGATGCTAGTAAGTTTGTGGCAGGTATTAATTTAGAGATGATTGGTAAAACTCCAAGTTTTGGGCCAAATACTGCTTGGTTAACTGGTTTTGAAAGATCTGATTTTGGTAAAATTGTTCAGAATAATTTAGAAGGTTCAGGGTATCAATTATTTCCTGATCCGTATAAAAACTTTAATTTATTTTTTAGGTCAGACAATGCATCTTTGGCAAGGTTAGGTGTGCCTTCTCATACATTTTCTACAACTGCCATAGATGTAGATAAAGATTATCATAAAGTTTCTGATGAAGCTGAAACATTAAACATGACAGTGATTACGCAAACCATTCAGGCTGTTGCAAAAGGTACTGAAAGTATAATTAATGGTAGAGATACACCAACCAGAGTGGTTTTAGAAGAACGAAAGAAATAA
- the kdsA gene encoding 3-deoxy-8-phosphooctulonate synthase yields the protein MILSEIPNIKHVNSNNFFLLCGPCAIEGEDMALRIAEKVITITDKLEIPYVFKGSFKKANRSRIDSFTGIGDEKALKILRKVSETFNVPTVTDIHEVSDAAKAAEYVDVLQIPAFLVRQTDLVVAAAKTGKVVNLKKGQFMSPAAMKHAVQKVKDAGNEKAWITDRGTMFGYQDMIVDFRGIPEMREFAPTVLDVTHSLQQPNQTVGVTGGRPEMIETIARAGVVNNVDGLFIETHFDPSNAKSDGANMLHLNNLENLLTNLVAIRKTINNL from the coding sequence ATGATTTTATCTGAAATTCCAAATATAAAACACGTAAATTCTAATAATTTCTTTTTGCTTTGTGGGCCTTGTGCTATTGAAGGAGAGGATATGGCTTTAAGAATTGCAGAAAAAGTAATTACAATTACTGACAAATTAGAAATTCCTTATGTTTTTAAAGGAAGTTTTAAAAAGGCAAACAGAAGCAGAATTGATAGTTTTACTGGAATTGGAGATGAAAAAGCATTAAAAATTTTACGCAAAGTTTCAGAAACATTTAATGTACCAACTGTAACCGACATTCATGAAGTTTCTGATGCTGCTAAAGCTGCTGAGTATGTAGATGTTTTACAAATACCTGCATTCTTGGTTCGTCAAACAGATTTAGTGGTTGCTGCAGCCAAAACAGGTAAAGTTGTTAACTTGAAGAAAGGCCAATTTATGAGTCCTGCAGCTATGAAACACGCTGTTCAAAAAGTAAAAGACGCAGGTAATGAAAAAGCTTGGATTACTGATAGAGGAACAATGTTTGGTTACCAAGACATGATTGTAGATTTTAGAGGTATACCAGAAATGCGTGAATTTGCACCTACAGTTTTAGATGTAACACACTCTTTACAACAACCAAATCAAACAGTTGGAGTTACAGGAGGAAGACCTGAAATGATTGAAACGATTGCAAGAGCTGGTGTTGTAAATAATGTTGATGGTTTGTTTATAGAAACTCATTTTGACCCTTCTAATGCAAAGTCTGATGGAGCAAACATGTTGCATTTAAATAATTTAGAAAATTTACTTACCAATTTAGTGGCTATTAGAAAAACTATAAATAATTTATAG
- a CDS encoding DUF4136 domain-containing protein, with product MKKFLYIFIVFLITACSGSKVMVDYDSELDFASFKSFNFYEDVGAGLNELDVKRVTTVIQTALKAKGLVFNENPSILINVDVKTSETQNNNTIGVGIGSGGRNGGFGISGGIPIGGKKLNETFKIEFVNTKTNNLIWEGVLNSTVKEKRTPEEKELHYGSIIDEILKQYPPK from the coding sequence ATGAAGAAGTTTTTATACATTTTTATAGTCTTTTTAATTACAGCTTGTTCTGGGTCTAAGGTTATGGTTGATTATGATTCTGAACTTGATTTTGCATCATTCAAATCATTCAATTTTTATGAAGATGTAGGAGCAGGTTTAAACGAGTTAGATGTAAAAAGAGTTACGACTGTCATTCAAACAGCACTGAAAGCAAAAGGCCTAGTGTTCAATGAAAATCCAAGTATTTTAATTAATGTTGATGTTAAGACTTCTGAAACTCAAAATAACAACACAATAGGAGTAGGTATAGGTTCTGGAGGTAGAAATGGTGGATTTGGTATTTCTGGTGGAATACCAATTGGAGGTAAAAAATTAAATGAAACCTTTAAAATAGAATTTGTTAATACGAAAACCAATAATTTAATATGGGAAGGAGTTTTGAATTCAACAGTCAAAGAGAAACGAACTCCAGAAGAAAAGGAATTGCATTATGGTTCTATTATAGATGAAATACTAAAACAATATCCACCAAAATAA